The following are from one region of the Bacillota bacterium genome:
- a CDS encoding CopG family antitoxin: MSKENKKIPDFSTFQEAREFWEKHSLADFAGELEEAKEVKFIRKGNLVVSLKLEEDDENRLRQLAKKRGVKYSDLITSWVKEHLRES; the protein is encoded by the coding sequence ATGAGTAAAGAAAATAAAAAAATACCTGACTTCTCTACTTTCCAGGAAGCTAGAGAGTTTTGGGAAAAACATTCTCTGGCCGATTTTGCCGGCGAACTTGAAGAAGCAAAAGAAGTCAAGTTTATCAGGAAGGGCAACCTTGTTGTTTCATTAAAACTAGAAGAAGATGATGAGAATCGTCTACGCCAACTGGCAAAGAAAAGAGGCGTCAAATATTCCGACTTAATTACCTCATGGGTAAAAGAGCATTTACGCGAAAGCTGA
- a CDS encoding type II toxin-antitoxin system RelE/ParE family toxin: MPRKHKIKYAPAAVDDMDEIFSYISQDNIAAAEMMLEKISEGIAKLAEFPNMGSVLSDEEYTLIQRGYRFIVVHPYLVFYRITDNTVIIHRILHGRRDYLRELFD; the protein is encoded by the coding sequence ATGCCGCGAAAGCATAAGATCAAGTATGCCCCTGCAGCAGTTGACGACATGGATGAGATTTTCTCATACATATCACAGGATAATATCGCCGCTGCAGAAATGATGCTGGAAAAGATAAGTGAAGGAATAGCTAAATTAGCAGAGTTTCCCAACATGGGTTCGGTGTTATCTGATGAGGAATATACGCTTATTCAGCGTGGATACCGCTTTATTGTTGTACATCCGTACCTCGTTTTTTACAGGATAACAGACAATACCGTTATCATTCACCGCATCTTACATGGTCGCCGGGATTACCTTCGTGAATTATTTGACTAG
- a CDS encoding type II toxin-antitoxin system Phd/YefM family antitoxin: MHIKPSTTIRQDYNSFSKLCHELDEPVVLTRNGEADLVVMSYEAFRRMEARIKLQSKLLVAEKQIAEGAQLLEHDEVMARIRGKINAAKA, from the coding sequence ATGCATATCAAGCCTTCTACAACAATCCGGCAGGATTATAATAGCTTTTCAAAATTATGCCACGAGCTTGACGAACCGGTAGTGCTTACCCGTAATGGTGAAGCCGACTTGGTTGTCATGAGTTATGAAGCGTTTCGGCGTATGGAGGCCCGCATTAAATTGCAATCCAAGTTGCTGGTTGCAGAAAAGCAGATTGCCGAAGGTGCACAACTGCTTGAACATGATGAAGTCATGGCCAGGATTCGGGGAAAGATCAATGCCGCGAAAGCATAA